Proteins from one Mycteria americana isolate JAX WOST 10 ecotype Jacksonville Zoo and Gardens chromosome 1, USCA_MyAme_1.0, whole genome shotgun sequence genomic window:
- the LOC142420921 gene encoding uncharacterized protein CFAP97D2-like codes for MHRAYQPILPCGNKYLQLEWDKAKYEEHKKRIQAAKPLVDTNAPATYGHLHLKLGKLKEEQFKKKTSKQDRKREKHLKEEGVKSKMKEKEREYGHQGKGKNN; via the exons ATGCATCGAGCCTACCAGCCAATTTTACCATGTGGCAACAAATATCTTCAGCTAGAATGGGACAAAGCAAAGTATGAAGAACACAAGAAAAGG ATTCAGGCAGCAAAACCATTAGTGGACACAAATGCCCCTGCAACATATGGCCACCTTCATCTGAAGTTAGGGAAGCTGAAG gaagagcaatttaaaaagaaaacatctaaacaagacagaaaaagagaaaagcacctGAAAGAAGAAGGTGTGAAGAgtaagatgaaggaaaaagaaagagaatatggccaccagggaaagggaaagaataactAG
- the LOC142420928 gene encoding sperm axonemal maintenance protein CFAP97D1-like, giving the protein VIERDNHLLLEMSCIIRTKGQIDNKNDYKAKSLNGEKRKQELWRVNQENRATLDRITKSQPQYQVQRWHEDWQQAAKYMANVARYPRGRCKSQSRKVALSFCSFLPGYF; this is encoded by the exons GTCATTGAAAGAGACAACCATTTGCTGCTGGAGATGTCCTGCATCATTAGAACAAAGGGACAAATCGACAACAAAAATGACTATAAGGCCAAAAG TTTAAATGGAGAAAAACGAAAGCAGGAGCTGTGGAGAGTGAACCAGGAGAACCGTGCCACTCTGGATAGAATTACAAAGTCCCAGCCTCAGTATCAAGTTCAGCGATGGCATGAGGATTGGCAACAAGCTGCAAAATACATGGCCAATGTTGCGAGATATCCTCGTGGGCGGTGTAAATCACAGAGCCGAAAGGTAGCCCTGagcttctgttctttccttcccGGTTATTTCTAG